A DNA window from Vigna unguiculata cultivar IT97K-499-35 chromosome 10, ASM411807v1, whole genome shotgun sequence contains the following coding sequences:
- the LOC114166542 gene encoding putative UDP-rhamnose:rhamnosyltransferase 1, with amino-acid sequence MAEQNEKLHIVVFPWLAFGHIGPFFELAKLIAQKGHKISFVSTPRNIHRLPKVPENLQPLVDLIQLSLPRVDKLPENAEATVDIPHHLIPHLKQAFDGLQQPLTMFLERCKPHWIIYDFAPYWLPPICSQLGIPCISFSIFSAFILHSTLTFMRTKTSEYLRDKHIEHFERNESGVSDVFRTQITFDAAQVIASRSCMEMEGETLNLCKSAYSKPMIPIGLLPLSLKFSEDSNDENWDTIFNWLEKQEKGSVVYVAFGSEVTLSDEEFTEITKGIEMSGFPFFWVLKKQNTSNVELQDLVVNNSGKGLVWRTWAPQMRILAHRSVGGFLTHCGWSSVIEGLQVGCPLVMLPFQYDQFTVARLMEEKRVGIKVQRSENDEKFSRESLANALKAVMLEKTYKSEAEEMSKIVGDKELHQKYIDEFVEYMEIHKPVLKD; translated from the coding sequence ATGGCGGAGCAGAACGAGAAGCTTCACATTGTGGTGTTTCCATGGCTGGCATTTGGTCACATAGGCCCATTTTTTGAGCTTGCAAAACTCATAGCTCAAAAGGGTCACAAAATTTCTTTCGTTTCCACACCTAGAAATATCCATCGCCTACCCAAAGTGCCTGAAAACTTGCAACCTTTGGTGGATCTCATACAACTGTCACTGCCCCGTGTTGACAAGCTCCCAGAAAATGCAGAGGCCACAGTGGACATTCCTCACCACCTCATTCCACACCTCAAGCAGGCTTTTGATGGTCTTCAACAACCTTTGACCATGTTTCTTGAGAGATGCAAACCCCATTGGATAATATACGACTTTGCACCCTATTGGTTGCCTCCAATATGTTCTCAGCTAGGAATCCCCTGCAtctcattctctattttttCTGCATTTATTCTGCATTCTACTTTAACATTTATGAGAACAAAAACAAGTGAGTATCTGAGGGACAAACATATTGAACATTTTGAGAGAAATGAATCGGGGGTTTCAGACGTGTTTCGAACCCAAATAACTTTTGATGCTGCTCAAGTTATTGCTTCAAGAAGCTGCATGGAGATGGAAGGTGAGACTCTCAACTTGTGTAAAAGTGCATATAGTAAGCCAATGATACCAATTGGGTTATTGCCACTTTCACTAAAGTTCAGTGAAGACAGCAATGATGAAAACTGGGATACCATCTTTAATTGGTTAGAAAAACAGGAAAAAGGGTCAGTGGTTTATGTAGCCTTTGGAAGTGAAGTGACACTAAGTGATGAAGAATTTACTGAAATTACAAAGGGAATAGAAATGTCTGGTTTTCCATTTTTCTGGGTTCTAAAGAAGCAAAACACCTCTAACGTTGAGTTGCAGGATCTGGTTGTGAATAACTCAGGAAAGGGATTGGTGTGGAGAACATGGGCACCACAGATGAGGATTTTAGCACACAGGTCTGTTGGGGGGTTTCTGACTCACTGTGGTTGGAGTTCAGTGATTGAGGGTCTTCAAGTTGGGTGTCCACTTGTTATGTTGCCCTTCCAATATGATCAATTTACAGTTGCTAGGCTTATGGAGGAGAAAAGGGTAGGGATCAAAGTACAGAGAAGTGAGAATGATGAGAAATTCAGCAGGGAATCATTGGCCAATGCATTGAAAGCAGTGATGTTGGAAAAAACTTACAAAAGTGAAGCAGAAGAGATGAGTAAGATAGTTGGGGACAAAGAACTGCACCAAAAGTATATAGATGAGTTTGTTGAATATATGGAAATCCATAAACCTGTCTTAAAGGATTAG